The genomic segment GAGCCATCGCCGTGGTCTCCGCGGGAGGCCGAACTGCTGGCGGTGACGTTGGAACTTCTGCAAGCACACGGCTATGACCAGTTGACCATCGACGCGGTCGCCAGTGCCGCCCACGCCAGCAAGGCCACGGTGTATCGGCGCTGGCCCTCGAAGGCCGAACTGGTGCTGGCCGCCTTCATCGAAGGTGTCCGTCAGGTCGCGGTCGTGCCGAATACCGGCAGCCTGCGCGGCGATTTGATCAGTCTCGGCGAGGTCTGCGGCGAGCACGGACGCCGGCACGCCAGCACCATTCGCGCGGTGATGGTCGAGGTATCGCGCCATCCGGCGCTCAACGAGGCCATGCAGGAGCAATTCCTCAAGCAACGCAAAGCCGCGATCAAACACGTCATGCAACGGGCCATCGATCGTGGCGAGATCGCCAAAGACGCCTTCGTTGACGAACTGTGGGACCTGCTACCCGGCTATCTCATCTTCCGGTCCCTCATTCCCGACCGGCCACCAACTCGTCACACGGTGCAGCTGCTGGTCGATCAGTTCCTGATGCCGGGTCTGACGAGGACCGCCGGGTAGCGCGGCAGCCACTTGCGCGCCGTCCGGTTGTTGAAAAATGTGTACGGTCGCGTCTCTTGTACAGTACGGTCCAGTACCGTACTGTGAAGTCCGTCCGTTCGCCGCTGGTGCGGGGCAACGGTGGTAGTCATAAAGTGATCGAGCACGCCCGACCATCGAAAGGCCGAGGGTGAAGGCGATTTCCATGTCCAACCTGCTTCGGCAGGGCTGGATAGTGTTGGTCGCGATACTCGTCGTCGCCGTCGCGGGATTCGGCATCTACCGCCTGCACGGAATCTTCGGCTCGAACTACAAGACCTCGGCCAACAGCGGCCTGTCCAACGAGATCGTGCCGTTCAACCCCAAGCAGGTGGTGCTCGAGGTCTTCGGCGCACCCGGCGCCACCGCAACCATCAACTACCTGGACGTC from the Mycobacterium lentiflavum genome contains:
- a CDS encoding TetR/AcrR family transcriptional regulator; protein product: MVGAMTQTADQYTEPSPWSPREAELLAVTLELLQAHGYDQLTIDAVASAAHASKATVYRRWPSKAELVLAAFIEGVRQVAVVPNTGSLRGDLISLGEVCGEHGRRHASTIRAVMVEVSRHPALNEAMQEQFLKQRKAAIKHVMQRAIDRGEIAKDAFVDELWDLLPGYLIFRSLIPDRPPTRHTVQLLVDQFLMPGLTRTAG
- a CDS encoding MmpS family transport accessory protein, coding for MSNLLRQGWIVLVAILVVAVAGFGIYRLHGIFGSNYKTSANSGLSNEIVPFNPKQVVLEVFGAPGATATINYLDVNAQPQQVKNAPLPWSFTITSTEPAVIGNVVAQGDGDTLGCRITVNGQVKDERTVNKVDAYTFCLDKSG